In a single window of the Prevotella melaninogenica genome:
- a CDS encoding Lrp/AsnC family transcriptional regulator: MNNNENLDDIDRKILRILQRNSDLTVKELAAKLHLSTSPTFERQKRLERDGYIERYMAVVNPHKVGNGIMVLCNIRLKKHSQELIQEFMDVVQNLEEITECYNTSGDYDFLIKVYARDMKSYQQFMLNTLGTIDCIGSLHSIFVIDETKNTHAVPISMP; the protein is encoded by the coding sequence ATGAATAACAACGAGAACCTAGATGATATCGACCGTAAAATCCTACGTATTCTACAACGTAACTCTGATCTTACAGTAAAAGAATTAGCCGCAAAACTCCATCTGTCAACCTCTCCAACGTTTGAGCGACAGAAGCGATTAGAACGTGATGGTTATATAGAAAGATATATGGCGGTTGTAAATCCTCATAAGGTTGGCAACGGTATAATGGTATTATGTAATATCAGACTTAAAAAACATTCTCAAGAACTCATACAAGAGTTTATGGACGTTGTGCAGAATCTTGAAGAAATCACAGAGTGTTATAACACCAGTGGTGACTACGATTTCCTTATTAAAGTCTATGCGCGTGACATGAAAAGCTATCAACAATTCATGCTCAACACGCTTGGTACAATTGATTGTATAGGAAGTTTGCATAGTATCTTCGTTATTGACGAAACAAAGAATACACACGCTGTCCCCATCTCTATGCCCTGA
- a CDS encoding Na/Pi cotransporter family protein, translating to MSIWIFFKLVGALALLMFGMKTMSEALQKMAGPQLRHVLGAMTTNRFTGILTGTFITAAVQSSTATTIMTVSFVNAGLLSLVQAISVIMGANIGTTLTAWIMSAGFSFNITDFVWPAFFVGIALIYSKKRKLIGDFLFGISFMFLGLGTLRQTGIDMDLAHNQAVIDFFSHFDPESFLTTIVFLLIGSVLTMCVQSSAAIMAITMILCSTGVLPIYQGIALVMGENIGTTVTSNLAALNANTQARRAAMAHMVFNVFGVLWILCVFHPFINMICGWVGYDVTMPKGTPGFAANAAKLSFVLAAFHTTFNVANTVILVGPIKYLEKLVCKIIKPKANKEEDEFRLHFIQSGIMKTPELSVLEASKEIKSFAERIQRMFGMVRELLGEQDMDKFTKLYSRIEKYEGISDNMEIEIAKYLDQVSNAHLSDETKEKVRSMLREISELESIGDACYNIARTSNRLINSKEDFTQEQYDHIHQMFELTDNALTQMNRILVGHRQDNDVNRSFNIENEINNYRNQLRSQNINDVNDHKYTYAVGTMYMDIIQECERLGDYVVNVVEARMGVRQQDA from the coding sequence ATGTCGATTTGGATTTTCTTTAAGCTCGTTGGAGCATTAGCTTTGCTGATGTTCGGTATGAAAACAATGAGCGAGGCTCTGCAGAAAATGGCAGGTCCACAGTTGCGTCACGTCCTTGGCGCAATGACAACTAATCGTTTTACAGGTATTCTTACGGGTACGTTCATTACAGCTGCTGTACAGTCGTCAACAGCAACTACTATTATGACGGTCAGCTTTGTGAATGCTGGACTGCTGTCGTTGGTTCAAGCCATCTCTGTTATCATGGGAGCGAACATCGGAACGACACTGACGGCATGGATTATGTCGGCTGGTTTCTCGTTTAATATTACTGACTTCGTATGGCCAGCGTTCTTTGTTGGTATCGCATTGATTTACTCTAAGAAACGAAAACTCATTGGTGACTTCCTTTTCGGCATCTCGTTTATGTTCCTTGGTTTGGGAACTTTGCGTCAGACAGGTATCGATATGGACCTTGCACACAATCAGGCTGTAATTGATTTTTTCAGTCATTTCGATCCTGAAAGCTTCCTAACAACTATCGTTTTCCTACTCATTGGTAGTGTGTTGACTATGTGTGTGCAGAGTTCTGCTGCTATCATGGCTATCACGATGATACTCTGTTCAACGGGCGTACTGCCTATTTATCAGGGTATTGCACTTGTGATGGGTGAGAATATCGGTACGACTGTTACTTCAAACCTTGCTGCCTTGAATGCCAACACGCAGGCTCGTCGTGCAGCTATGGCTCACATGGTTTTCAATGTCTTTGGTGTTCTCTGGATATTGTGCGTCTTCCATCCTTTTATCAATATGATTTGCGGTTGGGTGGGCTATGATGTAACGATGCCAAAGGGTACCCCTGGCTTTGCTGCCAATGCTGCTAAGTTAAGCTTTGTACTTGCTGCTTTCCACACAACCTTCAACGTTGCCAACACTGTTATCCTTGTTGGACCTATTAAGTATTTGGAGAAACTGGTCTGCAAGATTATCAAACCAAAGGCAAATAAGGAGGAAGACGAGTTCCGTCTGCACTTCATACAGTCAGGAATCATGAAGACTCCAGAGCTTTCTGTGCTTGAGGCTTCAAAGGAAATCAAGTCGTTTGCTGAGCGTATTCAGCGTATGTTCGGTATGGTTCGTGAGCTATTGGGTGAACAAGATATGGATAAATTTACCAAACTCTATAGCCGTATTGAGAAGTATGAAGGTATTTCTGATAATATGGAGATTGAGATAGCGAAGTATCTTGACCAAGTTTCTAATGCCCATCTGAGTGATGAAACCAAGGAGAAGGTGCGCTCTATGCTTCGTGAAATTTCTGAGTTGGAGAGTATCGGAGATGCTTGTTATAACATTGCTCGCACCTCTAACCGTCTTATCAATAGTAAGGAAGACTTCACACAGGAGCAGTATGATCACATCCATCAGATGTTTGAGTTGACAGATAACGCTCTGACACAGATGAATCGCATCCTTGTTGGTCATCGACAGGACAATGATGTGAATCGTTCGTTCAATATCGAGAACGAAATCAACAACTATCGCAACCAGTTACGCTCACAGAATATCAATGATGTGAACGACCATAAGTACACTTATGCAGTAGGAACAATGTACATGGATATCATTCAGGAGTGCGAGAGACTGGGCGACTATGTGGTCAATGTTGTTGAGGCCCGTATGGGTGTTCGTCAGCAAGACGCATAA
- a CDS encoding nucleoside kinase: MRQVLQIRCKNNKKTQEVPIGSTLSDIYKEINLQMPFGPVSAKVNNKVEGLHYRVYHNKDVEFLNLLSPSGIRTYTRSLFLVLCKAVHDLYPTSSVVIDIPVSNGYYCNLQLGHEITTEDVDRIRTRMQEIIDAKMPIQRYETTTEEAVKMFTELGDIQKAKLLKSSGSLYCVYYVLDDYKDYYYGSMLTNTSQLYLFGLEPYFDGVLLRIPSVQDPSKLGELIRQDKMFEVFKEHHRWQSILGIKTVGDFNEAVKNGQATDLINVSEALQEKKISQIADTIAGRKEIKVVLIAGPSSSGKTTFCKRLSVQLLASGVKPVQISLDDYFVNRETTPKDENGEYDYESIYALNIPLINEQFNALFRGEEVELPKYNFQTGKSEKSGNKLHLGENNILLVEGIHALNPLLTEQIADDKKFKIYASALTTILLDDHNYIPTTDNRLLRRIVRDYKYRGCSAQETIHRWPSVRAGENKWIFPYQEQADVMFNTALLFELAVIKPQAEEVLEQVPENCEEYAEAYRLRKFLKYFAPLPFRNLPPTSLLREFLGGSSFKY, from the coding sequence ATGAGACAAGTACTGCAAATCCGTTGCAAAAATAATAAAAAAACTCAAGAAGTCCCAATTGGGAGTACACTTTCTGACATTTATAAAGAAATTAATCTTCAAATGCCATTCGGACCAGTGAGTGCGAAAGTAAACAATAAGGTGGAAGGACTCCATTATCGTGTCTATCATAATAAGGACGTAGAGTTCCTCAACCTGCTTTCACCATCAGGTATTCGCACCTACACCCGTTCGCTCTTTCTCGTTCTCTGTAAGGCTGTTCACGACCTCTATCCTACCAGTTCTGTGGTCATAGACATCCCTGTATCAAACGGTTACTACTGTAATCTCCAGCTCGGACATGAGATTACAACAGAAGATGTTGACCGCATCCGTACACGAATGCAGGAGATTATCGATGCTAAAATGCCTATTCAACGTTACGAGACTACAACCGAGGAGGCCGTTAAGATGTTCACTGAATTAGGCGACATTCAAAAGGCTAAGCTTCTTAAAAGCAGCGGTAGTCTTTATTGTGTCTATTATGTGCTTGACGATTACAAGGATTATTACTATGGTTCGATGCTTACCAACACTTCACAACTCTATCTTTTCGGTTTGGAGCCTTACTTTGACGGAGTCCTCTTGCGCATCCCTTCCGTACAAGACCCTTCTAAATTAGGCGAATTGATACGCCAAGACAAGATGTTTGAAGTCTTCAAAGAGCATCATAGATGGCAGAGTATCTTAGGCATTAAGACGGTAGGCGACTTCAATGAGGCGGTAAAGAACGGACAAGCTACCGACCTTATCAACGTCAGCGAGGCACTACAAGAAAAGAAGATATCGCAGATTGCCGACACAATTGCTGGACGAAAAGAGATTAAGGTGGTACTCATTGCTGGCCCATCATCGAGCGGTAAGACAACATTCTGCAAACGCCTTTCTGTCCAGCTATTAGCAAGTGGTGTAAAACCAGTGCAGATTTCGTTAGACGACTACTTCGTAAACAGAGAAACAACACCAAAGGATGAGAACGGAGAATACGATTACGAAAGCATCTATGCACTGAACATTCCACTCATCAATGAGCAATTCAACGCCTTGTTCCGTGGTGAAGAGGTAGAATTACCAAAGTATAATTTCCAAACAGGAAAGAGTGAAAAGAGTGGTAATAAACTGCATCTGGGAGAGAATAACATACTCCTTGTAGAAGGTATTCATGCTCTCAATCCTCTGCTAACAGAGCAGATTGCAGACGACAAGAAGTTTAAGATCTATGCCTCTGCCCTCACAACGATTCTGTTGGACGACCATAACTATATCCCGACAACCGACAATCGTCTGCTTCGTCGTATTGTTCGCGATTACAAGTATCGTGGTTGTTCGGCACAAGAAACCATCCACCGCTGGCCAAGTGTACGTGCTGGTGAGAATAAGTGGATTTTCCCTTATCAAGAACAGGCGGATGTTATGTTCAACACTGCCCTTCTCTTTGAGCTTGCCGTCATCAAACCACAAGCGGAAGAAGTATTGGAACAAGTGCCTGAGAACTGTGAAGAGTATGCTGAAGCCTATCGCCTGCGCAAGTTCCTCAAGTATTTTGCGCCACTACCTTTCCGCAATCTCCCTCCAACTTCCTTACTGAGAGAGTTCTTAGGAGGTAGTTCGTTTAAGTATTAA
- a CDS encoding Na/Pi cotransporter family protein: MSTSDYSIIFMKIMGSLALLIYGMKVMSEALQKMAGSQLRHILGAMTTNRFTGMLTGTFITCAVQSSSATTVMTVSFVNAGLLTLAQAISIIMGANIGTTLTAWIMSLGFNVDLTLVVFPAFFIGIILIYNKKRRYIGDFLFGIAFLFFALVLLSSGGKDLDLEHNPDAIKFFSSFDTSSHLTILVFLLIGTVITCIVQSSAAVMAITILLCSTGVLPIYLGIALVMGENIGTTATVNLAALGANTQARRAAFAHLLFNVFGVFWVMCLFYPFVNFVCGLVGYDPVNDNSSPAERAATLPIVLAMFHTCFNVCNTALLIWFIPQMERVVCWFIKSKANKDEDEFRLRFIHSGIMKTPELSVFEASKEIHSYAERTHRMFGMVRDLLTTKDDDAFEKLYERIEKYEGISDNMEVEIAKYLDQVSNAHLSDDTKEKVRDMLREITEIESIGDSCFNIARTISRLRSSKEEFTESQYDNIKQMFELTDDALSQMSVVLIKHKREVDVNRTFAIESDINNYRAQLRTQNINDINEHKYTYAAGTLYMDIIQECEKLGDYIVNVVEARMCIRK; encoded by the coding sequence ATGAGTACAAGCGACTATTCAATTATCTTTATGAAGATTATGGGCTCTCTTGCCCTATTAATCTATGGAATGAAGGTTATGAGTGAGGCTCTGCAGAAGATGGCAGGTTCTCAGCTTCGTCACATTTTAGGTGCAATGACCACCAATCGTTTCACCGGAATGCTTACGGGTACCTTTATTACTTGTGCGGTACAGTCGTCATCAGCAACAACTGTGATGACGGTGAGTTTTGTTAATGCGGGACTGCTTACCCTTGCGCAAGCTATCTCGATCATTATGGGTGCCAATATTGGTACGACGCTCACCGCATGGATTATGTCCTTGGGATTTAATGTCGACTTAACCTTAGTCGTCTTCCCTGCTTTCTTTATCGGAATTATCCTCATTTACAACAAGAAACGGCGTTACATCGGTGATTTCCTCTTTGGTATTGCCTTCTTGTTCTTCGCCCTTGTGTTGTTGAGTAGTGGTGGAAAAGACCTTGATTTAGAGCATAATCCTGATGCAATCAAGTTCTTCTCATCCTTTGATACGAGCAGTCATTTGACGATACTCGTCTTCCTGCTGATAGGAACAGTTATTACTTGTATCGTACAAAGCTCTGCTGCGGTAATGGCGATCACCATTCTGCTCTGTTCAACGGGTGTATTGCCAATCTATCTTGGTATTGCCTTGGTGATGGGTGAGAATATCGGTACAACAGCAACAGTCAATCTTGCAGCCCTCGGAGCCAATACACAGGCACGACGTGCAGCCTTTGCCCACTTGCTTTTTAATGTTTTTGGCGTCTTTTGGGTGATGTGTTTGTTCTATCCTTTCGTCAACTTTGTTTGTGGACTCGTAGGTTATGACCCAGTAAATGATAACTCTTCACCTGCAGAAAGAGCCGCTACCTTGCCAATTGTATTAGCAATGTTCCACACATGTTTCAATGTTTGTAACACAGCTTTGCTTATCTGGTTTATTCCACAGATGGAACGTGTTGTATGTTGGTTTATCAAGTCGAAGGCTAATAAGGATGAAGACGAATTCCGTCTGCGATTTATCCATTCGGGTATCATGAAGACACCAGAGCTTTCTGTATTTGAGGCTTCAAAGGAGATACACTCATACGCTGAGCGTACACACCGCATGTTTGGTATGGTGCGTGACCTCCTGACGACAAAAGATGATGATGCTTTCGAGAAACTTTATGAACGTATCGAGAAATACGAGGGTATATCTGATAATATGGAGGTAGAGATTGCGAAGTATCTTGACCAAGTGAGCAATGCTCACTTGAGTGATGACACGAAGGAGAAGGTGCGTGATATGCTTCGCGAGATTACTGAAATTGAGAGTATCGGTGACTCTTGCTTTAACATTGCACGAACGATTAGCCGTCTACGTAGCAGCAAGGAGGAGTTTACAGAGAGTCAGTATGACAATATCAAACAGATGTTCGAACTCACCGATGATGCTTTGTCACAGATGAGTGTTGTTCTGATAAAGCATAAGCGTGAGGTCGACGTGAATCGTACCTTCGCTATTGAAAGTGATATTAACAACTATCGTGCTCAGTTGCGCACACAGAATATCAATGATATCAACGAGCATAAGTACACTTACGCAGCTGGTACTTTGTATATGGATATCATACAGGAATGTGAGAAATTGGGCGACTACATCGTTAATGTTGTTGAGGCACGTATGTGTATTAGAAAGTAA